The segment gtcttctcttctctcttttctttctctttcttctctctcctctcgcTCCTCTTTCTATCCTCTCACCTCTCTTTCTATCCTCTCACCTCAATCTCAATCTCTCCCCCCCTTTccacttctcccctccctctctatctcctcccctcactctcttcctctcttctctctctcagcaTGCAGGTTTGTAtaagccaacaacaacaataacacaatGATTGCCCATGTTCATTTCTCTTAAGTGTTCCTATTTCTAGAACCAAACTTGTAAAAAAGTCAAGACTGCAGTCATCTCTTGGCTTATGTTAAAGGTGTGGGTACATTTTAGGACTTTTACTAGATGGTCTTAAAATCTTTTCGGTTCTTGTTTATGACTATAAATGAACACGTTCATTTTAGCATTTACTCTTTATTGCGTGGTATGATGTACCCAAGTAATGTGAACATGAGCTGTCCTTAAATACCTACCTCACCTCCAGTCTCCACAGAAGCATCACCCTGTGCCTCCTACTGGGAGGAGGTAACACCCGAGCAACAGGGTCAGGCTGATAACGCATAGGGTTGGGctggttttgttttcaaatacacACGCGTAGCTTGCAAGGAAGCCCGAATGGAAACACGACAAATAACACTTGATGTATTATGTATAAAATGTAGACTTTGCAATAAAAAGCCAAAggcacataaaaatatatttcaactttaaaaataacttaGTTACAGTAATACCTTGCTTGTTTTTAACCAACATGTAGCTGACAGTCAAACTTTTGCAACATGGAAATAATATACAGGGATATATAAAaaccacaaggaaaaaaaatcccaaatcctGTAAGGTTGCTCGAATATGCAAAGAGTAAAATCATAACGCTGGAGACTTCGCTGTGGTGAACCCAAAAGATACAATATACAAAAAAGGCTAGGAAAAAAAGGCGTAGGTGCCAAATAAGTAAGTTTCCTTCTCATAACATGCAATGAATTgccttggagagacccatggaCCCAGCCCTCTTAGACAGCCTGGATTTCTGCATGTCTACAAACAAAACTGAGCATGTATGAGCATCAGCAATGCCTGTTGAAAATGAGCTCTGACtcacttcctcctttttcttttctttttttttcttttttgccagaacaggtttttttgttttgttttgttttttttaatttttaaaaattattgttttcaAAATTTTTGCAAACAGGGCATGatggttaaaaaaatattttgtaggaACAGGAGCGTTATTTTAGAAAATGCATCACATGGCTGCAAATAAAAACAGTCAGAGCAGCTCTTTCCATCAGCTGTGgttagttgatttttttgttttctgcttaTTTTGGTACCTCTTACTCCCAAGAAAAAGAGCTGACTCCTGGCTACTTATTTTTATCCATGACATTCAGGACTTCATCCAAAAGTGAAGGCCCAAGATCCAACTGCAGGGAGAGCAGGGAGCCGGTCAGGTCAGAGAAGGACTCTTCTGATTTAGTCTTTGACTTCACAAGCTCACAGGAGGCAGGATGCTCAAACATGTCGTCCGCGGGCCAGTCGGAGGACTGTTCCGACAGGCTGGAGGAGTGGCTGTCGCGGCCCTGGCTGGACTGAGACCCGGAACCACTGGAGCCCCACGAGGTGTCTCCCTGGTGGACTGCCCCATTCTCTAACAGACTACTTTGCTCCTGAACTTTCTCTTCCATGACAGGCTCACAGCTGAGCCTTGGCAACTTAGGACGCCCAAAGGACTCCTGTTTGGAATGAAATGTCACTGGGGACAATAAGGGCAGCATCAGAGCCTGGGATCCCCCAATGGTGGGGAGGGAGATGGCATTTTTGAGCACCGGGGAGGGTGTTTCTGTGAACATTGAGTCCGAGGTGCTGTTGGCCCGGAAGAAGTCGTTATGCCCCGGGAACTGGCCAGAGTGTGCCTTCTCTTGGTTTCCCGGCAAGAGCTCATAATTCCCTTGAAGAAAGGAAATATCCCCAAAGACGTCATGCTGGCCCTCTTTGCCGATGTGTATAGTGTGACGAAAGTCCCCCAGGGGAGGACTGATCATATCAGGGGACAGAATGTCCCTCAGTTTAAATTTCTTTCCCTTCTTGTTGTTAGCCGCTTTCAGGTAAATTGGGGTCTTGGCAGGCATTTTGGAATTTGAGAATGTCTATTTCACAGACCAGGGAAAGAGTGACCTTCTGCACGGGTATCCTACACTTCCAAAACGTCCTTTTTCATAAGAATTGTCACATCATTTCTTCTCAAGTGGCTCTAAAAACGAGACAGGGTCTTGGAGATCTTGCTCAGCGCAGGGCCACGCGGGTCTTTCCGGAGAGCCAGTTACATTATCGAGTCCCTTCCACAGCTCAGAGAAACCTGGAAAAGACACCAGAGCAGGTTgtcatctcccagcctccagggcCCACTCAGGCCTGCCACTCCCCAGAATATTACTCCCTCCCGTGCCTGGAGATAAAGGCAAGGCCAGCTCCCACGGAAAGCCCAACTTACTTCCTTCTACTAACTGTGTTAAGAACTCTAATCTCTGCAGGGATTCACTAATAAATCCTTAGTTCTTAGTtcaggggaaaacagaaaaaggggTACTTAGCCCCTAAGCTAAATCATCCCTACTTTTTAAACATagctacaggggctggagagatggctcagtggttaggagcactggctgctcttccaggggtcctgagttcaattcccagcaagcacaaggtggctcacaaccatctgtaatgggatctgatgccctcttctggcatgtctgaagacagagacagtgtgctcacatacataaaaataaataagtaaataaataatcttttaaaaacatagctACGGACATGGTTTTCTGAACACATCTGAGATCTTCATTTCCCTCTCTTCTCAAAACTGATGTCAAGGGACTAGAGACATACTCAGTGGTTAGAAGACTTCGCTGTTCTTATAGGGAACCTgggttaagttcccagcacccatatgggggCTTACAACCACTTGCACCTTCAGGGGATCCGatggctctctgacctccatgggtagTAGCCATGTgtgtaatacacatacatatgtgcaggcactcacacatacacatacaacttAAAAAACTTGCAAGCAGCATAGGACCAACTGGgtctgttttaaaattatattctttgCTTTGAATGCACATTAACAACACTGACAGTGATTTATTGAGATCTgcatacaaacaaaattaaatgacTATCCCTAAAGAAGAAGGCTGGACATTATCATTTAATAAGTGATACGCCTCATTAGAAAGCATTCTTACTGATGGGGAGATAAGACTAAGGATGGGGTACCAacactctggaagaacagagaaGAGCTACAGCTGGAAGCAAGCTGTGGTGCGGAAAATACTGAGCCTTCCTTCCACCCAGGACTCCAGAGGATACTGGGAttctgggaagaaagaagaactgcTCCACTTCAAGACATACCGAGAGCATCTATATAACAAGTTGGGCTGCCCCTGAGGATCTTTTGGAACATCACTGATAGGCGCATGCCCTGTCTCTGTGGGAGCTGAGGGGGTTCTAAAGTaagccttcctgcctccctggtgTTCATGCCTTTGCAGATCCAACTGTGACTTGCTTCTACCCAAGGAAATAAGGCAGCAGTCACTCCCTGGTTAGGTTACAGAAGCCCCCATCTGAGCTGAAGAGAAGGAGGGTAAGAAAGGGAGAGTAAAGGAAGGGcggggagatggagagggggcTAAAAAAGGCTCCGTGTAGAGGTGCTCCCGCATGCTTATGTACCTGACCAAGCTTCCTTGCTGGCGTTGAAGTAGAAATTGATTTACCCCACCTAGTCTCTGATGACACACACAGTTCCGGTCCAAACCTTGGTCAGATCCCAGTGAGGCCCAGGCTCTAAGCCGTGGCCAGATACCCACAGAAACCGTGACTTAGGAAGTGGCTATCGATGCAGGTCCCATGTTAAAACAAAAGCACCTTCCCTGTGGATAGTGTCTGTCGCGGGCATAAGTGAGGAGCTCTGAGGAAGGTGCTCCAGGAGGGGTGAGTGTCAGTGCCTCCCTTGCCGATGAAAACCTTAACCTTCTGAAAATCCCCCATCATCCCACCAACCCAAGCGCTGACACAGAGAAGCAAAATTCCCATGACTCTCCTGAAATCTCTCAccctgcttcccctccccctcccagtcctCTGGCCCCAGGACTGACAATACTCCTAGGACTGGGTCAGACAGTGGCTTGAAGACAGTCCCAATTGCTTGGCAGCAGCTGGAGGCCCTCTCCATctgttccatatttctttcctttcagcAGGTGTTTTAAACTCGCTCATCAGTGACAGGTGACAAGGGTTGTGCTGTATGTTCCACCCACTGGCAAAGCCCAATGTGGGGGAGGCATGCTGTCCAGCCAGCCAGGCCCGAGAAGGCAGAGAAGGCCTGGAAATGGGAGACAGGCAGCCCCGCTTGGCTTTGTGTGTGAGGAGGAGGCCTGAGACAACAGGTTTGCTCCAATAGGACCTCAGGTCCTAATGTTCTTCTTTAGCTTTGATTTGGGTCTTGTCTCATTAACAAAAGGTAAGACTTTATTACATAGAGGGAGTGGTAGTGAATGCCTGCAAAATCAGCATAGAAgagttggagacaggaggattcttaTTACAAGAGCACCCTCTgctagttcaaggccattctcacaAAAAACAATCACAACAAGTTGAAACCTTGGTAGACCTAAGAAAACACCAGTTTCTTTGCCATACAGGTACACAACACATAGCCCCAACCTAGGACCCCAGTGACACTTTCCTGCCCCAGGAGATGATAGGCAAGCCCTGGGAAGAACCATTCCCTGGGGCAGATTATCAGCAGGGCTAGGATGGCAGCTGCCTTGGAAAAGATTCAAGGCTTGCCAATGAGACCTGCCTGAAGCCTGCTGGGATATGTAAGGCCAAGACGTACCCAGGGCAGGGCATTCCAATGCCGGAGTGTAGTTCTCCGTCTCAGGCAGGGCCACTCACATCTGTTGTGTACGTGAATGAGAATGGGAGGGGGGGTTATGGGATGAGGAAAGAGAAGACACACTTACTCCTATCTGAGGGAGGAATGTTCAGTCCCAAGGCTTCCTGGCTGGGCCTCTTAGAGCAGcccctgcctggctacagaactGTGGGCTTTTAGGCGGAGGTTCCCTTGGTTTAGTAAAGGCTGGGGTTTATATTGGTGGCactaagacagagaccagagataAGAGGGAAAAAGACAAGGGTAGTGTGGAAACCTCCCAGAGCTAAAGGCTGGTAAATCAAAAGGGATgctgggtgggggctggtagcCCGACAGTCCCAGAGATAAGGTGGTAGAGTAAAACTATATGCTACAGAGGGGACTATGAGAAATCTACAGAAGCAGCAGAGAGTAAGATGACCAACACAATGTGCCAGGACTAACAGCTGCCAAAGGCAATGGGAGGCTGGTTTGATTTTTAAGAGGGGAGATTACTGGGCAAAAACATCAGCTTTCCCATTTAAAGAAGTTGGCATATACAGTGCTGGTCAGCACCCAGTAATTCCGACCCAgtcttctctcctgtcctctcccaggATCTGTGAAAATTCCAAGCCTTGCTTATCTGCTAGCAGGTCTATTGTtccttctcaggttcttggctctTTGGATCGATTATAGACAGCTAAAGTCTTCCTTCCCTAGTAAGAAGTGGCGGGTCCTGGAAAAGGTGTGTCCCTAGCAGCTGGAATCTAATATGACAGTATTCTGTGAGAGCTTTTCTGCACTCATTCCCACAATGCTCTCTCACTCACAAGAAACCAAGAGGCTCCTGTTAGAATGCTAAATGTCCCCATTTACAAACAGACACTACTGTGGCACAGACATTGAGTCAGCCTGAAAAGACCACATATTAGACCCAAGAATGACACATTCAACCAGTAGGCTAGCTTCCCCGTCTGAGGTGGTAAGCCATTTAGAGAGCACAGTCTCTGGGAATGTAGTTAGCTCCCAAGTTACCAAGGGGATGCATTCCAGAGCCTGTTAGAGATACAAATGcacacagaggaaggaaaagaggcttCTACATACATGACAGGAGGAGTGTGAACAGCAGCTTCTACATACATGGCAGGAGGAGTGTGAACAGCAGCTTCTGCATACATGGCAGGAGGAGTGTGAACAGCAGCTTCCGCGTAGGGCAGCTGGGTGGTATCTTTTCCTACTAGGGAGTCATGTGCCCCTGGCCCCAGAGTCTCCATATAGGGTCATAGCCCACTTAAAGATATGGGAGACACTGTCTACAGGTATCCAACCAAACATTTGTAATAGCCAAGAGTTGGAGACAGCCTACCTTCAGGAGACTTGTACAGATGGTACAGCCACCCTAATTAGTAGTATTTACATGTAAGGAAGAATGAATCGTTTAATACAGCCACAGGGAAAGAGCCCGGCAATGCACATgttcaaaggaagaaaaggtaGGTGCAGAAGTGAAGTGTGTAAGTCTAACTGTGTAGGCTTGTATGTATATCTATACAATGTATCAATAGATACAGAAGAAACTAACAATGGTGACTGTCATCAGACAGCCAACATGAATGGGAAGGGACAAAGGTGAAAAGGAGACAGCCGTGCTCATCCTTTGAGAGGTCAGCGCTCTGAACTACTGAATCAACTGGCTAgctgaataataaaaatataacaagtaAATGTGCATCGCTTACACACTGTATTAGAGAGCCAGTTTTGCACAAGGTACTTAGGTCTGGCAAAATCCAGGTGTCACATGACGAGCGTTTATTGCGTTTATTCCTGTGCTTCAGTCAGGACTCCACCGCCAGCATAGACTCAGGGACATCCAGGCACACAGGGTGCTGGTCACTGACACCAGGCTACCCTTCCACATCTTCACCCATTTCCTGGGATAATGAGCTCTCTGTTCAAGCTCCAGTGTGTCTTACGCACTTTAGCACCTGTGCATGTTCACTACTATCCTCGATCttttaaagacagaaaggaaggtttCTATGCACAGACCTTTCTCAGAAACACATCCCTTGATCCTGAAATCTGAAGTCTTCATGAGTGCAGACTGTGGTTTCCTTCCCATGATAGAGATGAAGAGGAGAGCCGTTCATACTCATCTGGGAAGTTATATTCCTCAGACAGCAAGCACTCAAGTTATGAGCACTGGTGAGGGAGGCTCTGCCAACAGAAGGACTGAGCTCCCAGGCAGCCATTAGGCATCCTCTTCCAAGGAGACAGGCTACCCATGCTCTTACTTACAGGTACCTGTGAGAAACCCAAGATGTCAAAACTCAGAGTAAGACCTTAGGGGGTGCTAAAGCCACACCTCTGATGGGGAGGGCAGATGGCTGGGTTGTCACTACTGTATCAATCTAGAAATTCTATTTACTGGTGATTACCTTAAGCATATAAGcagatgattaaaaacaaaaacacaaagcaatAACATCTTAATTATGGGGaaaactgagccatttcttcgcTAGTGATTTCTGGTGGCGTAGGGATGAGAGGATTTCTTAACTAAGGTTTTGACTTCCATCCTGCTGGGGTCACGGGTATATATCACTACACcctgttgtgttttctttgattttatctacttttctttttgttttatggaaATAGAGTCACACTGTATAACCTAAGCtatcctagagctcactctgcagcccaggcaggcctcagaCTTAAgggcatcctcctgccttggcctcccaagcaTTGAGATTACGAGCAGGAGTCCCCATATCCAGCTTGCTTCCCCACTTAATAGATGGTCTTACCATCTATTTCTTCCGTCATTCTTTTGGCAAACAAAATAATTCTAAGCATACTGtcatggctattcttggttgtcagagTAACTGTACCTaggatgaactacaatccagaatggAGGGCGCCCCTGTGAGAGAGCCCTGCGTGGTTAAGACAGGGGTGAATCAATCTACTTCCAGTTCAGAccttggaggcaggaagacacacacctttaatccagacctttaatctggaccataCCTTCTGCAGGAAGTCTATataaggacatagaagaaggaagctatcctttttgcctgcttgctctagTCTGGCTAGCACGTCCATCCCTTCTCTGGCATTGGAGCTTACCTCTTTGGGATTCCAGCAGATACAAAagatcagctgagacatccagcctgtGAGACTTGAGTCACCAGCAGATTCTTAGACTTTCTGTTTACAGCTACCTATTGTCGGATTGTctggactgcagcctgtaagtcattctaataaatcacaTATATTTCTatcagatatatagatagatagatatgtaaatatatatagagagaggggggagggaagatacTCATTCTatgagttctgtgactctagagaattcTGACtaatacaaaaaccaaaataagtaaGCAGACAGCAAGGGCAtggcagtgggggggggagggggaagagttataaaaaaacaaattactGACTGAAAAATCAGTTCCTGGATTGCTCAGAATTGAGTCTACTGGCAACTTACTAGGTTGTGAAAGAACAAAGAGGTTGAAATTTTGAGGGGAAATTCGTTTATTTTAAGAAAGGAACGCTTGGTTTGTCTACTAATTATTTTTAGATTAATTC is part of the Mus musculus strain C57BL/6J chromosome 17, GRCm38.p6 C57BL/6J genome and harbors:
- the Cdc42ep3 gene encoding cdc42 effector protein 3 isoform X1, which encodes MPAKTPIYLKAANNKKGKKFKLRDILSPDMISPPLGDFRHTIHIGKEGQHDVFGDISFLQGNYELLPGNQEKAHSGQFPGHNDFFRANSTSDSMFTETPSPVLKNAISLPTIGGSQALMLPLLSPVTFHSKQESFGRPKLPRLSCEPVMEEKVQEQSSLLENGAVHQGDTSWGSSGSGSQSSQGRDSHSSSLSEQSSDWPADDMFEHPASCELVKSKTKSEESFSDLTGSLLSLQLDLGPSLLDEVLNVMDKNK